In one window of Musa acuminata AAA Group cultivar baxijiao chromosome BXJ3-2, Cavendish_Baxijiao_AAA, whole genome shotgun sequence DNA:
- the LOC135631020 gene encoding uncharacterized protein LOC135631020, producing the protein MAKEFSVPPVVFPSSAGNPNVPHQRRAPGTAPQPFQPPRPSNPGPANPPLPFMSFDIGSAPASSSFSAPVFSSASVPGSFEDEPPLLEELGINTRQIWRKTVSILNPFRVSPSLHEDADLSGPFLFLMAFGLFQLLAGKFHFGIILGWVTVATLFLYVVFNMLAGRNGNLDLYLCLSLIGYCMLPMVIFSALSLLVPHDGVVIFLLAAVFVLWSTRVCTGFLVELASCGDEHRGLIAYACWLVYMLFSLLIIF; encoded by the coding sequence ATGGCCAAGGAGTTCTCCGTTCCGCCGGTGGTCTTCCCCTCGTCGGCCGGGAATCCCAACGTCCCCCACCAGCGTCGCGCGCCGGGGACGGCCCCGCAGCCCTTCCAGCCGCCTCGCCCCTCGAACCCCGGCCCCGCCAATCCTCCCCTCCCCTTCATGTCCTTCGACATCGGATCCGCCCcggcctcctcctccttctccgccCCCGTCTTCTCCTCTGCCTCCGTCCCCGGCTCCTTCGAGGACGAGCCGCCCCTCCTCGAGGAGCTCGGCATCAACACCCGCCAGATCTGGCGCAAGACCGTCTCGATCCTGAACCCCTTTCGCGTGAGCCCTAGTCTCCACGAGGACGCCGACCTCTCCGGACCCTTCCTCTTCCTCATGGCATTCGGGCTCTTCCAGCTTCTCGCCGGAAAGTTCCACTTCGGGATCATCTTGGGTTGGGTCACCGTCGCCACCCTCTTTCTCTACGTGGTCTTCAATATGCTCGCGGGACGCAACGGGAACTTGGATCTGTACCTGTGCTTGAGCCTGATTGGGTACTGTATGCTGCCGATGGTGATCTTCTCGGCTCTGTCCCTTCTTGTGCCCCACGACGGCGTTGTGATCTTTCTGTTGGCGGCGGTGTTTGTGCTGTGGTCAACGAGAGTGTGCACGGGGTTTCTGGTGGAGTTGGCATCGTGCGGAGATGAGCACCGTGGTCTCATCGCCTACGCTTGTTGGCTCGTGTACATGCTTTTCTCGCTGCTCATTATATTCTGA